Proteins from a single region of Ziziphus jujuba cultivar Dongzao chromosome 1, ASM3175591v1:
- the LOC107424770 gene encoding cellulose synthase-like protein E6: MARNDYLPLFHTKSGKGLVSFRLFAASIFAGVWLILVHRVIHMPSNKGNTLATWAWSGLFLSELWFAFYYLINVLVRWNPAYRNTFKDRLSLRYEKVLPGIDIFVCTADPTVEPPIMVINTVLSVMAYDYPPEKLSVYLSDDGGSDLTFYAMLMASRFAKEWLPFCRKFKVEPRSPEAYFQTAPEPLDNNTLLAKEWTSIKKLYEDVKTRIESTTKTGRISGEIRKEHKGFLEWDYVSSRRDHQTILQILIDGRHAKAVDSEGQPLPSLIYLAREKRPQYHHNFKAGAMNALIRVSSRITNAPIILNVDCDMYSSNSESVRDALCFLLDEDKGKEIAYVQFPQVFGNLTKNDVYGSSLRISSKVELHGYDGYGGPCYVGSGCFHRRESLSGKKYNGMACQEDWMSNKVDIIKKEENAHVLEEICKVLASCSYEENTQWGKEMGLKYGCPVEDILTGLCIQYRGWKSVYFNPERPGFLGVAPTTLLQSLVQHKRWSEGDFEIFLRYCPFLYGHKKISLGLQLTYCLYLLLAPNSLATLYYVTVPSLCLLRGISLFPQVLNPWVIPFVYVFFGNFAYSLVEFVHHGGTCIEWLNDTRMWVYRRTTSFLFGFCDNIFKLLGFSKSAFVVTAKVVDEDVSERYEQELMEFGTASPLFTILATLALLNAFVLVWGIKRLLILEDPNINLGQNPFSLQIILCSLLVFINVPLYKALFLRKDKGRMPSSVANKSLVFALAACLLALRY; this comes from the exons ATGGCAAGAAACGACTATCTTCCACTCTTCCACACAAAATCAGGCAAAGGACTTGTCTCATTCCGACTGTTTGCAGCTTCAATCTTCGCCGGCGTCTGGCTGATCTTGGTGCATAGGGTCATCCACATGCCATCCAACAAAGGAAATACACTAGCAACTTGGGCTTGGAGTGGATTGTTTCTTTCTGAACTCTGGTTCGCGTTCTACTACCTCATCAATGTCCTTGTTAGATGGAACCCTGCCTACCGTAACACTTTTAAAGACCGCCTCTCCCTCAG ATATGAGAAGGTGTTGCCAGGGATAGACATATTTGTATGCACCGCGGACCCCACGGTAGAGCCACCAATCATGGTTATAAACACAGTGTTATCAGTCATGGCTTATGACTATCCACCGGAGAAGCTCAGTGTTTATCTATCTGATGATGGTGGGTCCGACTTGACATTTTACGCCATGTTAATGGCCTCGCGGTTTGCAAAGGAATGGCTTCCATTTTGCAGAAAGTTCAAAGTAGAACCCAGGTCCCCTGAGGCTTATTTTCAGACAGCTCCTGAACCACTTGATAATAATACTCTATTGGCCAAAGAGTGGACCTCCATCAAG AAACTATACGAGGACGTAAAGACAAGAATTGAAAGCACCACAAAGACAGGCCGAATTTCAGGAGAAATACGCAAAGAACACAAGGGTTTTCTGGAGTGGGACTATGTTTCCAGTCGACGTGACCATCAAACTATTCTTCAA ATTCTTATCGATGGAAGACATGCCAAGGCTGTGGATTCTGAAGGACAACCTTTGCCATCTCTTATATACTTGGCACGAGAAAAACGGCCTCAATACCACCACAACTTTAAAGCAGGAGCCATGAATGCTCTG ATAAGGGTGTCATCGAGGATAACCAATGCTCCAATAATTCTTAACGTGGATTGTGACATGTACTCAAGCAATTCAGAGTCGGTGAGAGATGCTCTATGCTTCTTGCTGGATGAAGATAAGGGGAAGGAGATTGCTTATGTACAGTTTCCTCAGGTCTTTGGCAACCTCACCAAGAATGATGTTTACGGCAGCTCTTTACGTATTTCAAGCAAG GTCGAGCTTCATGGATATGATGGTTATGGAGGACCTTGCTATGTTGGTAGTGGATGCTTTCACAGAAGGGAATCCCTTTCTGGGAAGAAGTACAATGGCATGGCATGTCAAGAAGACTGGATGAGCAACAAGGTCGACattataaagaaagaagaaaatgcaCATGTATTGGAAGAAATATGTAAAGTTCTTGCAAGTTGTAGCTATGAAGAAAACACTCAATGGGGAAAGGAG ATGGGTTTGAAGTATGGTTGTCCAGTGGAAGACATTTTGACAGGCTTATGCATACAATATAGAGGTTGGAAATCGGTCTACTTTAATCCAGAGAGGCCAGGTTTCTTAGGGGTTGCTCCAACAACTTTGCTTCAATCACTTGTACAACATAAGAGGTGGTCCGAAGGAGATTTTGAAATCTTTCTAAGATACTGTCCTTTCTTGTACGGACACAAAAAGATCTCACTTGGACTTCAACTTACATACTGCCTTTATTTGCTGTTGGCTCCAAACTCATTGGCCACACTTTACTATGTGACTGTTCCATCACTTTGCCTGCTAAGAGGAATCTCTTTATTTCCACAG GTTTTGAACCCATGGGTGATACCATTTGTGTATGTCTTCTTTGGCAACTTTGCATACAGCCTTGTTGAATTCGTACACCATGGAGGGACATGCATAGAGTGGCTGAATGATACAAGGATGTGGGTATATAGAAGAACAACTTCGTTCTTGTTTGGATTTTgtgacaacatcttcaagttatTGGGGTTCTCAAAATCAGCCTTTGTTGTCACTGCAAAGGTGGTGGATGAGGATGTTTCCGAGAGATACGAGCAAGAGCTTATGGAGTTTGGTACTGCTTCTCCATTATTTACCATTTTGGCCACATTGGCATTGCTCAATGCATTTGTTCTTGTTTGGGGAATAAAAAGGCTGCTGATCTTGGAGGATCCGAATATTAATTTGGGTCAGAACCCATTTAGTTTGCAGATTATTCTATGCAGTCTTTTGGTTTTCATCAATGTACCACTTTACAAAGCTCTCTTTTTGAGGAAGGACAAAGGAAGAATGCCTTCTTCAGTAGCAAACAAGTCACTAGTGTTTGCTTTGGCAGCTTGTTTACTAGCCCTTCGATATTAG
- the LOC112492131 gene encoding cellulose synthase-like protein E6 — MARNDDYLPLFETKTAKGLIPFRLFAASMFTSICFIMVYRVNQIQKPAKEEEEALLGRKWTWIGMFIAELWFSLCWILNVVVRWKPVYRVTFKDRLSKRYNEKDFPGIDIFVCTADPIIEPPIMVLNSVLSVMAYDYPPEKLSVYLSDDGGSDLTFYALLEASQFAKEWLPFCRKFKVEPRSPEAFFHRAPKQVEDSAMVKEWTSIKKLYQDMKTRIQTTTKLGRISEEIRKQHKGFHEWDSVSGQHDHDTILQILIDSKAVDNEGKRLPILVYLAREKRPTYHHNFKAGAMNALIRVSARISNAPVILNVDCDMYSNNSESVRDALCFFLDEEKGHEIAFVQFPQLFDNLTKNDIYNHFMRIISEVEFAGLDSYGGVYYVGTGCLHRRESLCGKKHSKTLKQNLINTRYRKEEESASVLEEICRELASCTYEDNTQWGMEMGLKYGCPVEDIISGIDILCRGWKSIYYNPERKGFLGLAPSTLLQSLVQHKRWIAGDFQILLSKYSPLLYGHGKIPLPLQISYTQYMLWAPTSLVWLYYYVVPSLCLLKGVALFPETLNPWVIPFLYVFFGNRAYTLGECLCYGGTLREWLNEQRMWVFRRSTSHLFAFFDNILKLLGITDSTFIITAKVDDDHEDVSIKYEQELMEFGATSPMSTILASLALLNAIIFAVGLKRLIEEYDKTLVTNPFVLQIILCGLLVFINLPVYIAMFLRMDKGRIPTSITCQSFILALAACSIIQMY, encoded by the exons ATGGCAAGAAATGATGACTATCTTCCTCTTTTCGAAACAAAAACAGCAAAGGGGCTAATCCCATTTCGATTGTTTGCAGCTTCAATGTTCACGAGCATCTGCTTCATCATGGTTTACAGGGTGAACCAAATCCAAAAGCCTgcaaaagaggaagaagaagctcTTCTAGGAAGAAAGTGGACTTGGATTGGAATGTTTATTGCAGAGCTTTGGTTCAGTCTCTGTTGGATTCTCAATGTTGTGGTTAGATGGAAACCCGTGTATCGTGTCACATTCAAAGACAGACTCTCCAAAAG ATATAATGAGAAGGATTTTCCGGGCATAGACATATTCGTGTGCACAGCTGACCCCATAATAGAGCCACCGATCATGGTTCTAAACTCGGTGTTATCAGTCATGGCTTATGACTACCCACCAGAGAAGCTTAGCGTTTATCTATCGGATGATGGTGGCTcg GACTTGACCTTCTATGCTCTGTTAGAGGCCTCTCAGTTTGCAAAGGAGTGGCTTCCATTTTGCAGGAAGTTCAAAGTGGAACCCAGATCACCAGAGGCATTTTTCCATAGAGCTCCTAAACAAGTTGAAGATTCTGCCATGGTCAAGGAGTGGACCTCCATTAAG AAGTTGTATCAAGATATGAAAACAAGAATACAAACCACTACAAAGCTAGGCCGAATTTCAGAAGAAATACGCAAACAACACAAAGGATTTCATGAGTGGGACTCTGTTTCAGGCCAACATGACCACGACACCATTCTTCAA ATTCTTATTGACTCAAAGGCTGTGGATAATGAAGGAAAGCGTTTGCCTATTCTGGTATACTTGGCCCGTGAGAAAAGGCCAACATACCACCACAATTTTAAAGCAGGTGCCATGAATGCGCTG ATAAGGGTTTCAGCACGGATAAGTAATGCTCCAGTAATTCTTAACGTGGACTGCGACATGTACTCGAACAATTCAGAATCAGTGAGAGATGCTCTATGCTTCTTCTTGGATGAAGAGAAGGGGCATGAGATTGCGTTTGTGCAGTTTCCACAGTTGTTTGATAACCTCACTAAGAATGATATTTACAACCATTTCATGCGTATCATAAGCGAG GTTGAGTTTGCTGGACTAGATAGTTATGGAGGGGTTTACTATGTTGGCACTGGTTGCCTTCACAGAAGGGAGTCTCTTTGTGGTAAGAAACACAGCAAGACATTGAAGCAAAACTTGATCAATACCAGGTACAGAAAGGAGGAGGAAAGTGCAAGTGTGCTAGAAGAAATATGCAGAGAACTTGCAAGTTGTACCTATGAAGATAACACTCAGTGGGGAATGGAG ATGGGTTTAAAGTATGGATGTCCAGTGGAAGATATTATATCAGGAATAGACATACTATGCAGAGGATGGAAATCCATTTACTATAATCCAGAGAGGAAGGGCTTCTTAGGTCTTGCTCCCTCAACACTGCTGCAATCACTTGTACAGCATAAGAGATGGATTGCAGGAGATTTCCAAATCCTTCTCTCAAAATACTCTCCATTGTTGTATGGACACGGAAAGATTCCCCTACCACTTCAAATCTCTTACACTCAATACATGCTTTGGGCTCCAACCAGCTTGGTTTGGCTCTACTATTATGTTGTTCCATCGCTTTGCTTGCTCAAAGGAGTTGCCTTATTTCCCGAG ACTTTAAACCCATGGGTGATACCATTTTTATATGTCTTCTTTGGAAACCGTGCATACACTCTTGGAGAATGTCTTTGCTATGGAGGGACATTACGAGAATGGTTGAATGAGCAAAGGATGTGGGTATTTAGAAGATCGACTTCACACTTATTTGCATTTTTCGACAACATCCTGAAGCTATTGGGTATCACAGACTCGACCTTCATCATCACTGCAAAGgttgatgatgatcatgaaGATGTGTCTATAAAATATGAGCAAGAGCTAATGGAGTTTGGTGCCACTTCCCCAATGTCTACCATTTTGGCATCACTTGCCTTGCTCAATGCCATTATTTTTGCTGTGGGATTGAAGAGGTTGATTGAGGAATATGACAAAACATTGGTCACAAATCCATTTGTTTTGCAGATTATTCTATGTGGACTGTTGGTTTTCATAAACCTGCCAGTTTACATAGCTATGTTCTTAAGAATGGATAAGGGCAGAATACCCACCTCAATAACATGTCAATCATTCATATTGGCTCTTGCTGCTTGTTCAATAATCCAGATGTATTGA